In the genome of Mycobacterium kansasii ATCC 12478, one region contains:
- a CDS encoding MmpS family transport accessory protein — MTAILSALKRLWIPLVVSLTVATSGFTVYRLHGIFGAAGFSAISNGHADEIVPFNPKQVRYEVVGPPGTTGSISYLDENAAPQQARFTMLPWTHTFTTTIPAVFANLVAQGDSNAIGCRISVNGEIKEQQYATEVNAQTFCLVKSA, encoded by the coding sequence ATGACTGCTATTCTTAGCGCGCTGAAACGGTTGTGGATACCCTTGGTCGTCTCGCTAACGGTCGCGACCAGCGGATTCACCGTCTACCGACTCCACGGGATCTTCGGCGCGGCCGGCTTTTCGGCAATCAGCAACGGCCACGCCGACGAGATCGTCCCGTTCAACCCGAAGCAGGTTCGCTACGAGGTTGTCGGCCCGCCAGGGACTACCGGAAGCATCAGCTACCTGGACGAGAACGCGGCGCCGCAGCAGGCTCGCTTCACTATGCTGCCGTGGACGCACACGTTCACCACGACCATCCCGGCAGTGTTCGCCAATCTCGTTGCCCAGGGCGACAGCAACGCCATCGGATGTCGCATCAGCGTGAACGGCGAAATCAAGGAGCAGCAGTACGCCACCGAAGTCAATGCCCAGACCTTCTGCCTGGTGAAGTCCGCATGA